One Capsicum annuum cultivar UCD-10X-F1 chromosome 2, UCD10Xv1.1, whole genome shotgun sequence genomic window carries:
- the LOC107859812 gene encoding protein GRAVITROPIC IN THE LIGHT 1 yields the protein MANKVSNFSDLIQRVTASCLLHPLSSNAHISNAHDESEDDDKYTTEDEEQEEEEENTPYNVETVEKFEVKKEDTQTEKVIEMEMLLGEVFDAVSAMKKAYVSLQEAHCPWDQDKMRVADVAVVSELRRLGVLRERFRRNVVRSGSGRGDWRVGAATLREVVAPYESALDELKQEVKTKEIEIDDLKEKLKMATLVSSNSNGKKSKSKRRVSCSSQAQVNVLPAPDLFEATVSSVKEASKSFTSLLLSLMRSAHWDIAAAVRSIEAASSNTTTTPTADSIVGANHAKYALESYVNRKMFQGFDHETFYMDGSLSSLLQPDQHRRECFTQYRDMKAMDPMELLGILPTCSFGNFCFKKYLAIVHPKMEESLFGDLEQRRQVLAGNHPRSQFYGEFLALAKAVWLLHLLAFSLDPPPSHFEASNGSEFHPKYMESVVKYSISMGIGGRMGSGLVVGFPVSPGFKLGNGSVVKARVYLVPKNGF from the coding sequence ATGGCCAACAAAGTCTCCAACTTCTCGGATCTGATCCAACGTGTCACTGCTTCTTGCTTGCTCCACCCACTCTCCTCCAACGCCCACATCTCCAATGCTCATGACGAATCTGAAGATGACGACAAGTACACTACAGAAGacgaagaacaagaagaagaggaggaaaacACACCGTATAATGTGGAGACTGTGGAAAAGTTTGAGGTGAAAAAGGAGGACACACAAACGGAGAAAGTAATTGAAATGGAAATGCTGTTAGGTGAAGTGTTTGATGCAGTATCGGCAATGAAGAAGGCGTATGTTAGTCTACAGGAAGCGCATTGTCCTTGGGATCAGGATAAAATGCGCGTTGCTGACGTGGCTGTGGTATCTGAACTGCGAAGGCTTGGAGTGTTGAGGGAAAGATTTCGTCGGAATGTTGTTAGAAGTGGAAGCGGAAGAGGAGACTGGAGAGTCGGGGCGGCAACGTTGAGAGAAGTAGTGGCGCCGTATGAATCCGCTTTGGATGAACTGAAGCAAGAAGTGAAGACGAAAGAAATTGAGATTGATGATTTGAAGGAGAAGTTGAAAATGGCGACGCTGGTTAGCAGCAATAGTAATGGGAAGAAAAGTAAGTCGAAACGGAGAGTTAGCTGCAGCAGTCAAGCTCAGGTTAATGTGTTGCCGGCACCTGATTTGTTCGAAGCTACAGTGAGTTCAGTTAAAGAAGCGTCAAAATCTTTCACGAGTTTGCTTCTCTCTTTGATGCGTTCTGCTCACTGGGACATTGCGGCAGCAGTGAGATCCATTGAAGCTGCTTCATCCAACACCACCACTACACCAACGGCGGATTCAATTGTCGGAGCCAACCACGCAAAATACGCACTGGAATCTTATGTGAACCGAAAAATGTTCCAAGGATTCGATCACGAGACATTCTACATGGACGGAAGCTTATCATCACTGCTCCAGCCAGACCAACACCGCCGCGAGTGTTTTACACAGTACAGGGACATGAAAGCAATGGATCCAATGGAACTTCTGGGAATTCTCCCAACTTGTAGTTTTGGGAACTTCTGTTTCAAGAAGTATTTGGCTATAGTGCACCCCAAAATGGAGGAGTCTCTGTTTGGTGATTTGGAGCAGAGGCGTCAGGTGCTGGCTGGGAACCATCCAAGGAGTCAGTTTTACGGGGAGTTTCTTGCGCTAGCAAAGGCTGTTTGGCTGCTGCATTTGCTGGCCTTTTCTTTGGATCCTCCACCAAGTCATTTCGAGGCGAGCAATGGATCTGAGTTTCACCCCAAGTATATGGAAAGTGTGGTGAAGTATTCCATTTCCATGGGGATAGGAGGGAGAATGGGTAGTGGTTTAGTTGTCGGGTTTCCAGTTAGTCCCGGGTTTAAGCTCGGAAATGGATCAGTTGTTAAGGCCAGGGTTTATTTAGTCCCCAAAAATGGGTTTTAA